AATTTGCCAGAGCTTCTCACTCCGAAGTACAGTTGCTTCTGATGCTTCGAGCATCTTCTCTCATTAAAATTCTCCCATCCTTCAATCTGTGACTGTGACTGAATATCGTGAGAGGTAAAACTAAACAGAGCATATTATTGTCGATATTAGTAGTAAATAATTGAATACCTGGCAGATAACATCCATAGTTATTTCAGTGCCATGGAGATCTAGTATAGAGAGTTTGCAGCACTGTTTGAAAATGATGCTAGGAAGGGATTTGGACCCGTTGTTTCTAAGATAAAGTGCCTGCACCAGTTGTAGGAACATGAGTCACACAAATAATTGGAGCAAAAGCAAACTGCCAGGTTAAAGAGGCCATACAATGATGCTAGATGTTTAAGAAAAGATTGTTTAACTAAAGAAACTTGCGTCGCGTCTTACAAAGAGAACAACTTTTTTCCCTTTTGATAACTGAGAGGTCCCTGGGAGTTGGTTGGCACAGAGTTCGAAACTATGTGATAATGAGCCTACCATTTACCCTTCTCCACTTATATACTAGACTTTTGTCTGTGGCAGCAGTCAAATGCATGACATGCCCCTAAAATGTGTGGTAAGAGCTTGCTAGTGCCGAGTGCTACACCAAACTAATGAATGTGTAAGATGTGTCTCTCATACACACATTTTTCACTTAACCACGATTAAGTTTTACCTATCACATGCTTTGCTTCTAGCCAAGAAAATAGTGTTGAACCAGCAGATTATGGCAGTACATCACCTAGTTTGGTCTAAAGAACCATAGCTGAATGTTCTAGAACTGATGCATACATGTCCATCCAAGCTATGCTCTATCTTAGATAACTATGTAACATCGTTTATTAATGTCTAATGAGCAGTATTTGAGCACATCAAGCTAATTTCGTAAGACGTCTAAAAGTTCTTTTCTGTACGGCCTTTATAAAAGAACAAGAATTTTCTGTATTGCATAAAAAAGCAGGACTtcaaaagagaacaaaaaatgCAAAAGCATATAGATGAAGACAGACCTTTAAGTCCTTTAGTTTGCTAATTGTTTCTGGCAGCTCTACCAAAAGATTAGATGAAAGATCAACCTACACCACATTGAATCAGTTATCTGTATATAGTAATAACATCATAGGAAACAATAAATGCTGGAACTTGTTTCAGCCTAGATTTGGGATTTCATGATTCCAGTTACTAAAAGGGAAATAATCCCAATTTTATTTACCTCAACAAGGGAAGCACAACCCCCAATATTTTCTGGAATAGAGTGTATCCTGCAATTGAAAGATTAAGCTTACAAACCAAATTTAGGTTCTTATCACTTCAAAGAAAGTAAAAGATATAGAAAATCAACACTCCAAAACATCCACGTATCCAGAAAAGGACTTGGAACAACTTAACACTAAATATCATGATAACCGTACATTGAAATATCTTTTTTTGTTCCAGTACTTCAAATTACCTATTGTTGTTAACTTTCAGAACCTCAAGGCTGGTCAGCTGACCTATCTCAGATGGGAGACCTGTTAAATAGTTATGTGCAATATGAAGTTGTCTCAGACTGGTCAAAGTGCTGATCACACGAGGCAATGTTGCTATACTGCATACCAAGAAGAAGATTAGTTGATACAACCATACAAGAAATCTTTATACAAAATAATGACATATGATAAATGGTTGAGGTTGGTAAACAGAGTAAGccgtattaaaaaataaaattgtaacaCAAAACAACATCTGAATGTCactgataaaaaaatttaacaccaCGAATTTTGTGAATGAAGGATAAGCAGCTTTATATTACCCACTGATATACTTCAgttttcatcatttaattttatcaaaacaaTCCCGTAAATGAGAACTATGACATTGCGAATTTTGTCCCTCACATCAAATGTATCTACACGTTTGGTGTACCCATCATTTAATGGTGCAGAAAAGAATGAACTTCAATCATATAGAGATGATGCAACATATTGGCGAATCTCATTCAACTCTCAGAGTAGTATGCTGATGAAGGGAATATCTGAGGAATAACTGGTACATACTGGTTTTGGTTCAGTGAAATTAAAATAACCATAAGACTCTTTAGAGAAGCTAGCTCTTCCCAGCTTAAGGAATTATCCATAATTTCATTCCCATTGAGAATCAATCTCTGGTAAGCAGAAACAATACCGAATAAAATTTCTGCCTCAAACAAGtgaaaaaaatcacaatttcaaaGATAAGTGAAGGAGTCAGCTCTACTGACATGAAGTGAACTCAAGCTATTAATCATGGCGGGAAGATGCTGTATTGAGTTGTGGCTGAGATCAAGGACTCTAGCAGAAGATCCACAGGTCAACACTTCATCAGGCAGGGCCTGTCAAGTTCCAATAAGTAATGAGAACAATATCTtcaagaggaagaaaaagaaaaagaatcggCTGGCAACATAGTTTAAGGACGTACCTAATGCATTTACGATTTAACAGAAGTAAATAATAACTCTTGGGCgatagaaggaatcaaacttggTTCTACTAGTTGGCTAAGATAAGTTTCCCATTTGACCATAGTATATTCTCTTTCTGGATACACAATATGTACACACATAAATTATACATGAAGGGATTTTATCTGAATAGTGCAGGCTAAACGTTCTCTCAGACTAACCTAACATTTCATCAATAAGTTTGAACTGCATGgcagtatttttttcttcattatttactCAACATGACTGCATCTTTTTGGGacttaaatttatttattgtCTTGCAAATGAGGAAACTTTGGGCGATCATTTCGGTTTTGACTTTTGATGATGCAATCAATAAGTTCAAAACATGAACAAATTGGAGATGCACATTTTTGTCACCACCTATTAGGATGGCCATCCCATTTAGTCCTCCAATTTCCCAAGAATGAACAATATTCAACCCATCAATCAGCCATAGTTTTAAATTGGAATACAATATGCCATGGAGGGATTTCGCTTTATTCCAAATGTATTGAATCTATATGACGATATTCCTCCTCTCTTTTGGCATTGTTATTCACTTATTCCTAGTGGAGGGAAACTAGAACTTTGTTTATTGTTTAGACTGCATAATTGGTGGATTCACACCTAATATCTTTCTAAAGATACTTGGGATCTACTTCAATGACCATGTTCTATTTGGAGCAATACTGAAAAATTAGTCTTCATACAGATAGATGAGTTGTTAACATCTCCATTACTGAAAACTGGTATTATAGCCAGAATGAAGAACAATCGAGGGTTCAAATCCTGCAGtccaatttttataattttatggaTACATTTCATTATTGGTTTCACCCATATTGGCAGATAAATAGAGAGGAATAGCTTGGCTATATCACCTACTCAAGCCAGAAAATGGATTAGATATAAATTAGATGAAGTGAAttggaaggaaaaagaaaagatgaaacaattctatttttaggTCAATTCcaatatgtatatgattggatcGAACTTCTAAGTGAGATCCGGCTTAATAACCGTATCGCTTGCCCCGTCACAATTAAGATCGTTCATGGTAAGAACAGGTTCAAAATCATTGGACAATGTATAGTCAGTTACTTCTTATCTTACCTTCAGATTGCATTCCGATAGTGCAACAACCCCAGTGGCCTTCCACCGTTCAAGTTGGCACTTCACAACCAGAACTTGAGGAACGTCCCTTTTAGGTCTCATTGCTTCAGGCATCCTCCTCACTGTCAACAAGTTGGAAGTTTCCTTTCTTATTGGTCCATCCTATCCAATATACACAAATAAGTAAATAACTCAAACATCAAAGCTTTAAGTTGAATCAGTTCACCTATCGAAAGCAGAATTTCAGGATCGAACAAGGGTAAATTAAATggaatttttcaattttataaaaattccaAAGACATAAGAGTACAGGTCAATCAATTACAGCTCAATCCTACATATTTTTTGCAGTCTCCTATATCTAAATATATACATTCTAATCCAAGTAGACCAAATTCAGTCTAGTAATCAATAATATGGTGTCCTTCAAAACAAATGAGAGCAACACATTAAGTTTTAATCCCAAATAATTTTGTAAGCCAGACATATCATTTTAGGGATATTGAAAGGGAGGAATGGAAAGTAAACAGCACTGTAAAACATATACTTGTGAAAACATGTAAATAGGTTATTCTACATCTGAATGGAAAGTTAACAGCACAGCAAAACTGTCAAGGAAAGGGATAGATCAGTCTTTGTACAAATAGTTAGTTAAAGCAGTTAGTTGTAAAGTTAGTTATTGAATGTAACTGTTAGTTAAATACCTCACTGATTAGTATATATATTTCTCTGTCCAGTAAATGCATTCAAGAAGAATAAAATTTTCTGATTCTTTTTCTCTCATGTGCTCTCCTCTCTTTCTCTAAATTCTTCAAACCTACAAAACTTTAAGTctcaacatggtatcagagccacgaGCCACGAGCTTCTGATTGTTAGCTCTTCTTCTTCGTCGATTCTATGTTCTTCCATTTCTGATTCTTGCACTGTTTTTCGATCAAAATTGACCAACTGATCAATTCTTGTTTCAAGATTCTGTGAAAACTCTTAGCGTTTTGTTAAAATGGCGACTACTAGAAACCAAGGAAATGGTCCAGTCAATGAATCCAGTGGCTCTACACCTTCAGCTGCAGAAGATTTTGGTGTAGGGGTCATAGTTGATGCTTCACACCCTCTGTATCTTGCACCTAGAGACACCAGTGgaatttccttgatttcttttCAACTCACTGGAACAGATAACTACTCTTTGTGGTCCAGATCAATGCGAATTGCTCTTTTAGGACGTAATAAGTTGGGTCTGGTGGATGGTGCATGGAAGAAAGAAAGATTTCATGATAAATACTGGAATCAGTGGGAAAGGTGCAATGCAGTCGTACTTTCTTGGTTGATGAATTCTGTCTCTCAGAATTTTGTTAGTGGCATAGCCTATGCATATGCTGTTTGGATGGAATTGAAAGAGACGCTTGACAAAATTGATGGTTCACGCTCCTTTAATCTTCACAGGGAAATTGCAACTTTGGTTCAAGGTACATCTTCAATTTCAGTGTATTTTTCCAAATTAAGATCTGTGGAATGAGATTGAGGCGTTAGTTCCATTACCTACCTGCAATTGTGATAAGTCCAAAGATTTCTTTGATCATGTGCAAAGGCAAAAATTGTATCAATTCTTGATGGGCTTGAATGATTCGTACATTCAAGCTAGGAGTCAAATTCTGTTAATGACTCCCTTGCCCCCTATAAATCAAGCATATTCCATGCTTGTAAGTGATGAAAGTCAAAAGGGATTAGCTGCTGCATCTGGGGTTCTTGGAGCTCCTCCTGTCATGTCTAATGGAATTGGAAACTATGATTCTACAGCTTTATACAGTTCTAGGCCTAATACTGTACAAAGgtacaaaaataactaaaatgttCAATGTGATTTCTGCAAGATGAAAGGGCATGTCAAGGAGAATTGCTATAAGATTATAGGCTATCCAAATGATAGGTTTAAAAAGAAGGGTGGAGGTTCTAATTCTGGTGCACATCAAGCTCATGTAAGTATTGATAATCAGTCCATAAGTATTGATAATCAGTCCATGATGGAGTCTCGAGAATGTGCAAAAGTTCAAGATCAACCATCCACCTCAACTGTTGCTCCTAACAATCAGATGCACATGCCTTGTTTCTTCACAAAAGATCAATATGATCAAATTGTATCTATGCTGAACAATGTGTCTAACACCACCTCCATGGCTAATACTGCAGGTATGAACACTACTATGTCTTTTAGAGATATTAAAAAAGGTTGGATTATTGATACAGGGGCTAGCAATCACATGGTAGCTGATCCTGATCTTCTTACCAGTTACATTAAACTAGACTCTACTAAGTCTAAAAGAGTATTTTTGCCTACTGGTGATGTAGCTAATGTTACTCATGTTGGCACAAGTATGATTACTGCTGGATATAACATTGACAATGTTCTTCACTTGCCTAAATTTAAGTTTAATCTACTCTCAGTCTCACAGGTAACCAAGGCATTACATTGTTTGGTTGCATTTTTTCCTAACTTTTGTATATTTCAGGATCTCTACAATGGGAAGGTGAAAGCGATTGGTAAACAAGAAGATGGTTTATATTTGCTGCCTTCAATCAGTACAAAATCGGTAAAAGCTGCAGATTCCTGCTCCTTGGTCCCTAAAGACAAACTAGTTGACATAAATTTGTGGCATATGAGACTTGGTCACAGTTCTTTTAAAGTTCTAAATAGAATGTTTGCAATACCTTTAGAGACCTGTAGCTCCACTATAAAGTCTTGTACCATTTGTCCATGTGCTAAGAAAGTTAGAGCTCCATTTCCTAGAAGTAGCATT
This portion of the Capsicum annuum cultivar UCD-10X-F1 unplaced genomic scaffold, UCD10Xv1.1 ctg79029, whole genome shotgun sequence genome encodes:
- the LOC107853394 gene encoding LRR repeats and ubiquitin-like domain-containing protein At2g30105 isoform X2; amino-acid sequence: MPEAMRPKRDVPQVLVVKCQLERWKATGVVALSECNLKALPDEVLTCGSSARVLDLSHNSIQHLPAMINSLSSLHRLILNGNEIMDNSLSWEELASLKSLMVILISLNQNHIATLPRVISTLTSLRQLHIAHNYLTGLPSEIGQLTSLEVLKVNNNRIHSIPENIGGCASLVEVDLSSNLLVELPETISKLKDLKALYLRNNGSKSLPSIIFKQCCKLSILDLHGTEITMDVICQSQIEGWENFNERRCSKHQKQLYFGVRSSGKFDEGANRS
- the LOC107853394 gene encoding LRR repeats and ubiquitin-like domain-containing protein At2g30105 isoform X1; translated protein: MTLKSSEVGNGAKIMLMASQGLNQGDGPIRKETSNLLTVRRMPEAMRPKRDVPQVLVVKCQLERWKATGVVALSECNLKALPDEVLTCGSSARVLDLSHNSIQHLPAMINSLSSLHRLILNGNEIMDNSLSWEELASLKSLMVILISLNQNHIATLPRVISTLTSLRQLHIAHNYLTGLPSEIGQLTSLEVLKVNNNRIHSIPENIGGCASLVEVDLSSNLLVELPETISKLKDLKALYLRNNGSKSLPSIIFKQCCKLSILDLHGTEITMDVICQSQIEGWENFNERRCSKHQKQLYFGVRSSGKFDEGANRS